In Gemmatimonadales bacterium, a single window of DNA contains:
- a CDS encoding TspO/MBR family protein produces the protein MTVLVWVVIALLAGAVGGLAAAPGEWYASLNKPAWNPPSWVFGPVWTTLYVLMGVSAATVWEGRGTRSGRVGFSLFGLQLALNALWSWLFFHWHRPDLALADLVVLWAAILGTIIAFRRIRPVAGWLLVPYLAWVSFAGVLNASIVRRNPLDARLSVAGPPSPGVAVADCAPWDGSATSIFLSNSPDERLPPPLPYLQLILYEPGPQLSARRIELGRMEDGSGIALRCQSGGGCATSNRGTVQFDLPEPDGSLAGAYTVIFAGDTVAGSFRARWSPRAAICG, from the coding sequence GTGACTGTGCTGGTCTGGGTGGTGATTGCGTTGCTTGCCGGCGCTGTGGGCGGCCTGGCAGCGGCCCCGGGTGAGTGGTACGCCTCCCTGAACAAGCCGGCATGGAATCCCCCTTCCTGGGTCTTCGGGCCGGTGTGGACAACTCTGTATGTCCTCATGGGCGTTTCCGCCGCCACCGTGTGGGAAGGCCGCGGAACCCGGTCCGGAAGGGTCGGGTTCTCCCTGTTTGGTCTGCAGCTCGCACTGAATGCCCTCTGGTCGTGGCTCTTCTTTCACTGGCATCGGCCCGACCTCGCACTGGCCGATCTCGTCGTCCTCTGGGCCGCCATCCTCGGGACGATCATCGCCTTTCGACGGATTCGGCCGGTGGCCGGGTGGCTCCTGGTTCCCTATCTCGCCTGGGTCTCGTTTGCCGGGGTTCTCAATGCGTCGATTGTGCGGCGCAACCCACTGGACGCACGGCTCAGCGTCGCTGGCCCTCCGTCGCCCGGGGTCGCCGTGGCCGACTGTGCCCCCTGGGACGGTTCCGCCACGTCGATCTTCCTGTCGAACTCCCCCGACGAGCGACTTCCCCCTCCGCTTCCCTACCTGCAGTTGATCCTTTACGAACCCGGGCCACAGCTCTCGGCCCGCCGGATCGAGCTCGGGCGCATGGAGGATGGCTCCGGGATCGCCCTGCGGTGTCAATCCGGCGGCGGCTGTGCCACGTCCAACCGGGGGACGGTGCAGTTCGACCTCCCCGAGCCTGACGGGTCCCTCGCCGGGGCGTACACCGTCATCTTCGCCGGCGACACGGTCGCCGGGTCCTTCCGCGCGCGGTGGTCCCCGCGGGCGGCCATCTGCGGATGA
- a CDS encoding 1-acyl-sn-glycerol-3-phosphate acyltransferase: protein MSSAPRAFPSGGGGPLVLVGRAALRLMGWRMVGALPLLPRYILIVAPHTSNWDFFVGLAAKFALGLHAQWLGKHSLFRGPIGWMLRALGGIPVDRSKPDGVIEGVLAGMQDAPTFVLALAPEGTRKYIDHWKTGFHRIAVAAAVPVVPVAFDWSTRTIDLTQPPFSVTGDASADIAHLRALYRKEMARRPEYFADVRDVPLPPSRGRDPA, encoded by the coding sequence GTGAGTTCCGCGCCACGCGCGTTCCCCTCGGGCGGGGGCGGGCCCCTCGTGCTCGTGGGCCGGGCCGCGCTCCGCCTGATGGGATGGCGGATGGTGGGGGCGCTGCCGCTCCTGCCCCGATACATCCTCATCGTGGCTCCCCACACGTCGAACTGGGACTTCTTCGTCGGGCTCGCCGCCAAGTTCGCGCTCGGACTTCACGCCCAGTGGCTGGGAAAGCACAGCCTCTTCCGTGGGCCGATCGGTTGGATGCTCCGCGCCCTCGGGGGGATCCCGGTCGACCGATCCAAGCCCGATGGGGTTATCGAGGGAGTCCTGGCGGGCATGCAGGACGCCCCGACGTTCGTGCTGGCACTCGCGCCCGAGGGCACGCGCAAGTACATCGATCACTGGAAGACCGGGTTCCACCGCATCGCGGTGGCGGCCGCGGTGCCCGTCGTGCCGGTCGCCTTCGACTGGTCGACCCGCACCATCGACCTGACGCAACCGCCGTTCAGCGTGACCGGCGATGCCTCCGCCGACATCGCGCACCTGCGCGCCCTGTATCGCAAGGAGATGGCGCGTCGACCCGAATACTTCGCGGATGTGCGCGACGTGCCGCTTCCCCCTTCCCGTGGGCGGGACCCCGCGTGA
- a CDS encoding MliC family protein, with translation MIFRKVSLSSFALHAGGPLSPLRIIPVTALLAAAACSRPIAPTTYRCPGGEEIVVGVGPRYAELHLPPDRTVRLYPVRAASGVRYSDGRYAVHMKGGEALLERSGTVLLSSCRVAGATPAPDSAANPARARQIVDSIDRVTAELQPQTRQIQVEARGAPPRVLSLWADSGRAIKLAVSEPGEPGATNGLTGYYFIDGRLEVVRGPVSQYLFRDTTLILWTTDSTQHVAEMPLRDMVARQNFVLGEVRQYLAMFGIEQ, from the coding sequence ATGATCTTCCGAAAGGTATCCCTCTCTTCGTTTGCCCTGCACGCTGGAGGACCTCTGTCCCCCCTCCGGATCATCCCGGTCACGGCGCTGCTGGCCGCCGCGGCCTGTTCGCGGCCCATCGCCCCGACAACCTACCGCTGTCCGGGTGGGGAGGAGATCGTCGTCGGGGTGGGCCCCCGGTACGCGGAACTCCACCTGCCACCTGACCGCACCGTACGCCTGTATCCCGTGCGTGCCGCCTCGGGGGTCCGGTACAGCGATGGCCGCTACGCCGTCCACATGAAAGGCGGAGAGGCGCTCCTCGAGCGGAGCGGGACAGTTCTCCTCAGTTCCTGCCGGGTGGCCGGCGCCACTCCCGCGCCTGATTCGGCCGCGAATCCGGCACGGGCCAGGCAAATCGTGGACTCCATCGACCGGGTCACCGCGGAACTCCAGCCGCAAACCCGCCAGATCCAGGTGGAAGCTCGTGGGGCGCCGCCGCGCGTGCTCTCCCTCTGGGCGGATAGCGGGCGCGCCATCAAGCTGGCGGTCTCCGAGCCAGGCGAGCCTGGCGCGACGAATGGCCTGACCGGATACTACTTCATCGACGGACGCCTTGAGGTCGTGCGCGGGCCGGTGTCGCAGTACCTCTTCCGCGACACGACACTCATTCTCTGGACGACCGACTCCACGCAGCACGTGGCGGAGATGCCGCTGCGCGACATGGTGGCCCGCCAGAATTTCGTGCTTGGGGAGGTTCGACAGTACCTGGCGATGTTTGGCATCGAGCAGTAG
- a CDS encoding nitroreductase family protein has product MPLTTWRPLAPEEMQGRGREFADELARRRTVRQFSDREIPDGVLEDCLRAAASAPSGANLQPWHFVVVRDPALKHRIREAAEREEREFYATAPAEWLEALAPLGTDDVKAYLDVAPALIAVFAERYGVRPDGTRVTHYYVQESVGIAMGILIAALHHAGLVTLTHTPSPMGFLNEVLERPAREKAMLLLVVGFPAADATVPDIVRKPLNQVTTWR; this is encoded by the coding sequence GTGCCACTGACCACCTGGCGGCCGCTCGCACCGGAGGAGATGCAGGGCCGGGGCAGGGAATTCGCCGACGAGCTGGCCCGCCGGCGCACGGTGCGCCAGTTCAGCGACCGCGAGATCCCTGACGGCGTCCTCGAGGACTGCCTGCGGGCGGCCGCGAGCGCGCCGAGCGGCGCCAACCTCCAGCCCTGGCATTTCGTCGTCGTGCGGGATCCCGCGCTCAAGCACCGCATCCGGGAGGCGGCGGAGCGGGAGGAACGGGAGTTCTACGCCACCGCGCCGGCGGAATGGCTCGAGGCGCTCGCGCCGCTGGGGACCGATGACGTGAAGGCTTATCTCGATGTGGCGCCCGCGCTCATTGCCGTCTTCGCCGAGCGCTATGGCGTGCGACCCGACGGAACCCGGGTCACCCACTACTATGTACAGGAGTCGGTGGGAATTGCGATGGGGATCCTCATCGCCGCGCTGCACCATGCGGGGCTCGTCACGCTGACCCACACGCCGAGCCCGATGGGCTTCCTGAACGAAGTGCTGGAGCGGCCGGCCCGGGAAAAGGCCATGCTCCTGCTGGTCGTTGGATTTCCGGCGGCGGACGCCACAGTGCCCGACATTGTCCGGAAGCCGCTCAATCAAGTCACCACGTGGAGGTGA
- the msrA gene encoding peptide-methionine (S)-S-oxide reductase MsrA, with translation MTTELATFGGGCFWCLEAVFEQLRGVERVVSGYAGGTVDHPTYEQVCGGRTGHAEVVQITFDPAVITYRDLLEIFFSMHDPTTLNRQGADTGTQYRSIILTHSPSQAAEAAEVIRRLGGEGLWPDPIVTQVVPLTVFYPAEAGHQGYYRRNEGQRYCQVVIAPKVAALRKKHLDRLRG, from the coding sequence ATGACGACGGAACTCGCGACGTTCGGCGGGGGTTGCTTCTGGTGTCTCGAGGCGGTGTTCGAACAACTGCGTGGTGTGGAGCGTGTGGTGTCCGGCTACGCAGGGGGAACGGTCGATCACCCCACCTACGAACAGGTGTGTGGCGGGAGGACGGGGCACGCCGAGGTGGTGCAGATCACCTTCGATCCGGCGGTCATCACCTACCGTGACCTGCTCGAGATCTTCTTCTCGATGCATGACCCGACCACGCTCAACCGGCAGGGTGCGGACACCGGGACCCAATATCGCTCGATCATCCTCACGCACTCCCCATCGCAGGCTGCCGAGGCGGCGGAGGTCATCCGGCGTCTGGGCGGGGAAGGGCTGTGGCCCGATCCCATCGTGACCCAGGTGGTGCCGCTGACGGTCTTCTACCCGGCGGAAGCCGGGCACCAGGGCTATTACCGCCGGAACGAGGGCCAGCGTTATTGCCAGGTCGTCATCGCGCCCAAGGTCGCGGCGCTGCGGAAGAAGCACCTCGATCGGTTGCGCGGGTGA
- a CDS encoding DUF3943 domain-containing protein, whose translation MTLGVVVGRVVLLGALLGVTVPVASAAAQGTSLVETGPPGGRRIPGPQPINPVLLGLEPPANDSAPAADSLPCPDCDPPKAFWMGMGGVLIAQTVPFLVSNYVTKETWAKVSPQTWANNFNYPWQWDDNDFQNNQFAHPYQGNLYFNAGRTNGYDFWASSAWTLGGSLTWEYFFEAWAPAPNDVVNTTIGGIVLGESLYRISRLVLDNEATGKERVWREIGAAVLNPVGGLNRLLRGETHKITANPTNWHPSAILGVLDFGYRRTTQSIGTGVIKTGSNQWNVSFLLSYGDPVKDLSRKPFSYFAIRADLAGPGNEGVINQVSARGSLAAWPLGGKGRHQLALSLEYDYFNNPAFEYSGQSAQLGVVSNIGKPGQTWWGQTQVLFNGVLLGAVQSDYYASVEGRDYDYGPGVGGIFAGRILYKNKLQGTVGYTGLWIHTIEGTESAHYQDALLIEARYWASRKIGVGLSYIGYTRHSDYVDQPNVAQSARFLRFFITKAIPGLPLP comes from the coding sequence GTGACGCTGGGCGTTGTGGTGGGCCGGGTGGTCCTGCTGGGTGCGCTCCTGGGAGTGACCGTGCCGGTCGCCAGCGCGGCGGCGCAGGGGACGTCGCTGGTGGAGACCGGTCCCCCGGGGGGCCGTCGCATTCCCGGCCCGCAGCCGATCAATCCCGTGCTGCTGGGGCTCGAACCGCCCGCGAATGACTCGGCCCCCGCGGCCGACTCCCTGCCGTGCCCCGATTGTGACCCGCCGAAGGCGTTCTGGATGGGCATGGGGGGCGTGCTGATCGCCCAGACCGTTCCCTTCCTGGTGAGCAACTACGTCACCAAGGAGACGTGGGCCAAGGTCAGCCCACAGACCTGGGCCAACAACTTCAACTATCCCTGGCAGTGGGATGACAACGACTTCCAGAACAACCAGTTCGCGCATCCCTACCAGGGCAACCTCTACTTCAATGCAGGCCGAACCAACGGCTATGACTTCTGGGCGTCCTCGGCGTGGACGCTGGGGGGGAGCCTGACCTGGGAGTACTTCTTCGAGGCATGGGCGCCCGCGCCGAACGACGTGGTCAACACCACCATCGGCGGCATCGTCCTCGGCGAGTCGCTCTACCGCATCTCCCGGCTGGTGCTCGACAACGAGGCCACGGGGAAGGAGCGGGTCTGGCGGGAGATCGGGGCGGCGGTGCTCAACCCGGTTGGGGGCCTCAACCGTCTCCTCCGGGGCGAGACTCACAAGATCACCGCGAATCCTACCAACTGGCATCCGAGCGCCATTCTCGGCGTCCTGGACTTCGGGTACCGCCGGACAACCCAGTCCATCGGCACGGGTGTCATCAAGACAGGGTCCAACCAGTGGAATGTCTCGTTTCTCCTCTCCTACGGCGACCCGGTCAAGGACCTCTCACGGAAGCCCTTTTCCTACTTCGCCATTCGCGCAGACCTCGCGGGACCCGGCAACGAGGGTGTCATCAACCAGGTCAGCGCGCGGGGGAGCCTCGCCGCCTGGCCGTTGGGCGGCAAGGGACGGCACCAGCTCGCGCTGAGCCTGGAGTACGACTACTTCAATAATCCGGCATTCGAGTACAGCGGGCAGAGCGCCCAGCTCGGTGTCGTCAGCAACATCGGCAAGCCGGGACAGACCTGGTGGGGGCAGACCCAGGTGCTCTTTAACGGAGTGCTGCTGGGCGCCGTGCAGTCCGATTACTACGCTTCTGTCGAGGGCAGGGACTATGACTACGGTCCGGGCGTCGGTGGTATCTTCGCCGGCCGGATCCTTTACAAGAACAAGCTCCAGGGCACCGTCGGATACACCGGCCTCTGGATTCACACGATCGAGGGCACCGAGTCGGCCCACTACCAGGACGCCCTTCTGATCGAGGCGCGGTACTGGGCCAGCCGGAAGATAGGCGTCGGGTTGAGTTATATTGGCTACACGAGGCACAGCGACTATGTGGATCAGCCGAATGTCGCCCAATCGGCTCGATTCCTACGGTTCTTCATCACGAAGGCCATACCAGGTCTGCCGCTCCCCTGA
- a CDS encoding M28 family metallopeptidase, with protein sequence MHRTPLFLILLLVSTTRLDAQGTEDRTAASLRGIADAVSSARLESTVRTLVGFGTRHTLSDTLSATRGIGAARRWVRAEFERISAGCGGCLEVIDVSEVFTGLPRVPGPTSVVNIVAIQRGSTDPNRYVLLSGDIDSRVSDIMNATDSSPGANDNASGVAAVLEAARVLSGHRFRGSIVYAALSGEENGLLGGQTLAAKAMEDDWRLTAVINNDMIGNVNGGDGIHDTTTVRVFSEGTSPIETDSARRARRYTGGEVDGASRQLARYIKATAGVVLPELDVWLIYRLDRFGRGGHHRPFADLGYPAVRLMEAHENYTRQHQDIRVEDGVAYGDVIEGIDFNYARRITALDAAVLASLSWAPEAPRQVRLRGAVQPAATLSWKPPADSAAVAGYRVYWRRTDAATWDHWEDVGMTTSHRFDGLVVDNWFFGVASVSPEGYTSVVAFPGGS encoded by the coding sequence GTGCATCGAACACCCCTGTTCCTGATCCTCCTTTTGGTATCGACCACTCGCCTCGACGCCCAGGGCACCGAAGACCGGACCGCAGCTTCGCTGCGCGGGATTGCCGACGCCGTCTCGAGCGCCCGCCTGGAGTCCACGGTCCGGACCCTGGTCGGCTTCGGCACCCGTCACACGCTGAGCGACACGCTCTCGGCCACCCGCGGCATCGGGGCGGCGCGGCGCTGGGTCCGCGCAGAGTTCGAGCGCATCTCGGCGGGATGCGGCGGGTGCCTGGAGGTCATCGACGTCTCGGAGGTGTTCACGGGGCTGCCCCGGGTGCCGGGACCAACCAGCGTCGTCAACATCGTCGCCATCCAGCGCGGTTCGACCGACCCCAACCGGTACGTCCTGCTGAGCGGCGACATCGACAGCCGGGTGTCCGACATCATGAACGCGACCGACTCCAGCCCGGGAGCAAACGACAACGCGAGCGGCGTGGCCGCGGTGCTGGAAGCAGCCCGGGTGCTGTCTGGCCATCGGTTCCGCGGGTCGATCGTCTATGCCGCGCTCTCCGGCGAGGAAAACGGCCTGCTGGGCGGCCAGACCCTTGCCGCCAAGGCGATGGAGGACGACTGGCGCCTGACCGCGGTCATCAACAACGACATGATCGGCAACGTCAACGGTGGCGACGGGATCCACGACACCACCACGGTGCGTGTCTTCTCCGAGGGCACCTCCCCGATCGAGACCGATTCCGCCCGACGCGCCCGCCGGTACACCGGTGGCGAGGTGGACGGCGCGTCCCGACAGCTGGCGCGCTACATCAAGGCGACCGCCGGGGTGGTCCTTCCCGAGCTGGATGTCTGGCTGATCTACCGGCTCGACCGGTTCGGGCGCGGCGGGCATCACCGTCCCTTTGCCGACCTCGGCTACCCCGCGGTCCGGCTGATGGAGGCCCATGAGAACTACACCCGCCAGCACCAGGACATCCGGGTGGAGGACGGCGTGGCCTATGGCGACGTGATCGAGGGGATCGACTTCAACTACGCGCGGCGGATCACGGCGCTGGACGCCGCCGTTCTGGCCTCGCTCTCGTGGGCGCCGGAGGCGCCACGGCAGGTCCGATTGCGCGGGGCGGTCCAGCCGGCGGCCACGCTCAGCTGGAAGCCGCCCGCGGACTCCGCCGCCGTGGCGGGGTATCGGGTCTACTGGCGACGGACCGACGCCGCGACCTGGGACCACTGGGAGGACGTCGGAATGACAACAAGCCACCGGTTCGATGGCTTGGTCGTGGACAACTGGTTCTTCGGCGTGGCGAGCGTGAGCCCGGAGGGGTATACCAGCGTCGTCGCCTTCCCGGGTGGCAGCTGA
- a CDS encoding DUF1295 domain-containing protein translates to MPRWADALHRANRYVSTDLFGGPRVVKLAWVINAQKLGSPPFVAFLMWWYGDWSLVAWIYLALYGSYGVCWFLKDMAFPDANWQRRVTWGGGAAAFLLGLAPYWILPWLLISGRGHPPASTPVLAFAVVLHTLGLFLMTAADAQKTFTLRARGGLITDGMFRLVRHPNYLGEMMLYAAYAVLVGHWAAWAILLLIWGVEFVPNMLAKEASLSRYPEWADYQSRTGALLPRIWR, encoded by the coding sequence ATGCCGCGGTGGGCGGACGCGCTGCATCGCGCCAACCGGTACGTGAGCACGGACCTCTTCGGGGGACCGCGGGTCGTGAAGCTGGCATGGGTCATCAATGCGCAGAAGCTCGGCTCGCCGCCCTTCGTGGCCTTCCTGATGTGGTGGTACGGCGACTGGTCACTCGTGGCGTGGATCTACCTGGCGCTATACGGCAGCTACGGGGTCTGCTGGTTCCTGAAGGACATGGCCTTTCCAGACGCGAACTGGCAGCGGCGGGTAACCTGGGGCGGGGGAGCGGCAGCGTTCCTGCTGGGGTTGGCACCCTACTGGATCCTCCCCTGGCTGTTGATCTCGGGGCGGGGACATCCGCCGGCATCCACGCCGGTGCTGGCGTTCGCCGTCGTGCTGCACACCCTCGGGCTGTTCTTGATGACGGCCGCCGACGCGCAGAAGACCTTCACGCTGCGCGCTCGGGGCGGGCTCATCACCGACGGGATGTTCCGGCTGGTTCGCCACCCGAATTATCTCGGCGAGATGATGCTCTACGCCGCCTATGCCGTGCTGGTGGGCCACTGGGCCGCATGGGCGATCCTCCTGCTCATCTGGGGCGTGGAGTTCGTGCCGAACATGCTGGCCAAGGAGGCATCATTGTCGCGGTATCCTGAGTGGGCTGACTATCAATCGCGCACCGGCGCGCTGCTGCCGAGGATCTGGAGATGA
- a CDS encoding cysteine synthase family protein yields MTDHRPQERLDGLASLIGNTPLLAIEFEYQGARRTVHAKAEHLNLSGSIKDRMAIHILRRGYATGALKAGAMIIEATSGNTGIAFASIGRALGHPVTIFMPAWMSSERINLIRSLGASIVLVSREEGGFLGSIEMAEELARRTPGAFLPRQFSNRDNCDAHYQTTGPEVLGQLAAWGLVPAAFVAGVGTGGTIMGTGSYLREKAPGIKLHPVEPSNSPTLSTGHKVGHHRIQGISDEFIPAIVELDTLDGILAIDDGDAILMAQKLATELGLGVGISSGANFLAAIRAQDAIGVDAVVATVFADDNKKYLSTDLLREEPRRDGFLSPEIELRGLSALRRTCQTCHYPDPAPAGWESIGSRPASAR; encoded by the coding sequence ATGACTGACCACCGGCCGCAGGAGCGACTGGATGGACTGGCCAGCCTGATCGGCAACACGCCCCTGCTCGCCATCGAATTTGAGTATCAGGGTGCGCGGCGGACCGTGCATGCCAAGGCCGAGCACCTCAACCTGTCGGGGAGCATCAAGGATCGGATGGCGATCCACATTCTCCGCCGGGGCTACGCCACGGGGGCGCTGAAGGCCGGCGCCATGATCATCGAGGCCACCAGCGGCAACACCGGAATCGCATTCGCCTCGATCGGTCGCGCGCTTGGGCATCCCGTCACGATCTTCATGCCCGCCTGGATGAGCAGCGAGCGGATCAACCTCATCCGGAGCCTGGGCGCCAGCATCGTGCTGGTCAGTCGCGAGGAAGGGGGCTTTCTCGGCAGCATCGAGATGGCCGAGGAACTGGCGCGGAGAACGCCGGGCGCCTTCCTGCCGAGGCAGTTCTCCAACCGGGATAACTGCGACGCGCACTACCAGACGACTGGTCCGGAAGTCCTGGGACAGTTGGCGGCGTGGGGGCTGGTGCCGGCAGCGTTTGTTGCCGGGGTCGGCACCGGCGGGACCATCATGGGCACCGGCAGCTACCTGCGAGAAAAGGCTCCGGGCATCAAGTTGCATCCGGTCGAACCTTCGAATTCGCCGACGTTGTCCACCGGACACAAGGTCGGACATCATCGCATCCAGGGGATCTCGGACGAGTTCATTCCGGCCATCGTCGAACTCGACACGCTCGATGGAATCCTCGCCATCGACGATGGCGACGCCATCCTGATGGCGCAGAAACTCGCCACGGAGCTGGGGCTCGGCGTCGGCATCTCCTCGGGCGCCAACTTCCTGGCCGCCATCCGGGCCCAGGACGCCATCGGGGTCGACGCCGTTGTGGCCACCGTCTTCGCCGATGACAACAAGAAATATCTGAGCACCGACCTCCTGCGTGAGGAGCCTCGGCGCGACGGGTTCCTGTCGCCCGAGATCGAGCTCCGTGGCCTCTCGGCGCTCCGCCGCACCTGCCAGACCTGCCACTATCCCGACCCGGCCCCCGCGGGCTGGGAATCGATCGGTTCCCGGCCGGCCTCGGCACGGTGA
- a CDS encoding VOC family protein has protein sequence MKEFLGLRTAAYTVAHLAAAKSWYTKVLGFGPYFDEPYYVGFNVAGYELGLLPEENAATVRTPAGVAYWGVANAEAAWARLIELGAAPFEPIEDHGVKIGTVRDPFGNIFGIIENPAFKAESD, from the coding sequence ATGAAAGAGTTCCTTGGGCTTCGGACGGCGGCCTACACCGTGGCACACCTGGCCGCGGCCAAGTCCTGGTACACCAAGGTCCTTGGTTTCGGGCCCTATTTCGATGAGCCGTACTACGTCGGATTCAATGTCGCGGGATACGAACTGGGACTCCTGCCGGAAGAGAATGCGGCGACGGTTCGCACGCCGGCGGGCGTGGCTTACTGGGGCGTGGCGAACGCCGAAGCGGCCTGGGCGCGATTGATCGAACTGGGGGCGGCGCCCTTCGAACCCATCGAGGATCATGGCGTCAAGATCGGCACCGTGCGCGACCCATTCGGCAATATCTTCGGGATCATCGAGAACCCCGCGTTCAAGGCGGAGTCGGACTAG
- a CDS encoding DUF3943 domain-containing protein encodes MRRATAHPATTVILAALFACAVTPALAQGPRPTSSLALTAQQLARPAALPSWMRQAGDSPMAASSDTLRCPDCNPPKRFWAAAGELMLVQLIPHFYNADVRDAVWAQVSAQSVKNNLTYAWQWDDNQFVNNQFSHPYHGSLYFNSARTNGYNFWESFAWPFVGSAMWEIAGEAWAPAPNDFLNTSFGGVVLGETLFRLSSLALDNTATGSERTFREIGGFLLDPLRGFNRLIRGETHGVSANPPDWRPSSIFGVLDVGYRRTANQFSFDSVKTGIDQWDLGFKLAYGDAVTDLRGKPFSYFGVAAEVAGPPPDSARRLNRLSARGSLAAWPLGSSGRHQFALMMEYDYFNNPAIEYGGQSVLAGVVSTFGEKGKNFWAQTSVLFDGVVIGATKSDYYTTLEGRDYDYGPGLGASLSGTLFYKHHLQANLSYLGIWIHTIDGSQSAHYQDALSFEARYWMNRRLGLGASITRYSRTSDYTGQPDVSQDAGFLRAFVSTAIPGIPE; translated from the coding sequence ATGCGACGCGCAACCGCCCACCCTGCGACCACCGTCATCCTCGCTGCACTCTTCGCGTGCGCCGTCACCCCGGCACTCGCCCAGGGTCCCCGGCCGACCTCCAGCCTGGCGCTCACGGCGCAGCAGCTGGCGCGGCCCGCGGCGCTGCCGTCCTGGATGCGCCAGGCCGGGGACAGTCCGATGGCGGCGTCGAGTGACACCCTGCGGTGCCCCGACTGCAATCCCCCCAAGCGGTTCTGGGCAGCTGCCGGTGAGTTGATGCTGGTCCAGCTGATCCCGCATTTCTACAATGCGGATGTCCGTGATGCCGTCTGGGCCCAGGTGAGCGCCCAGAGCGTCAAGAACAACCTCACCTACGCCTGGCAGTGGGACGACAACCAGTTCGTGAACAACCAGTTTTCCCATCCCTATCACGGCAGCCTCTACTTCAACTCGGCGCGGACCAACGGCTACAATTTCTGGGAGTCGTTCGCCTGGCCGTTCGTCGGGAGTGCCATGTGGGAGATCGCCGGCGAGGCGTGGGCGCCGGCGCCGAACGACTTCCTAAACACCAGCTTCGGCGGCGTGGTCCTGGGCGAGACGCTCTTCCGGCTCTCCTCCCTGGCGCTGGACAACACCGCGACCGGCAGCGAGCGCACCTTCCGCGAAATCGGGGGTTTCCTCCTCGATCCGCTCCGCGGCTTCAACCGGCTGATCCGCGGGGAAACGCATGGCGTCTCCGCCAATCCGCCGGACTGGCGGCCGAGCAGCATCTTCGGGGTGCTCGACGTCGGGTATCGGCGCACCGCCAACCAGTTTTCGTTCGACAGCGTCAAGACGGGCATCGACCAGTGGGACCTCGGGTTCAAGCTGGCGTATGGCGATGCGGTGACGGACCTCCGGGGCAAGCCGTTCTCCTACTTCGGGGTGGCGGCCGAGGTGGCCGGCCCGCCGCCGGACAGTGCCCGGCGGCTCAACCGGCTCTCCGCCCGCGGCAGCCTCGCGGCCTGGCCACTCGGTTCGTCGGGCCGTCACCAGTTCGCGCTCATGATGGAGTATGACTACTTCAACAATCCCGCCATCGAATACGGGGGGCAGAGCGTGCTGGCGGGAGTGGTCTCGACCTTCGGGGAGAAGGGCAAGAACTTCTGGGCCCAGACCAGCGTGCTGTTCGACGGTGTGGTCATCGGCGCCACGAAGTCGGACTACTATACCACGCTGGAAGGCCGGGACTACGACTACGGACCCGGGCTCGGCGCATCCTTGAGCGGGACGCTCTTCTACAAGCACCACCTCCAGGCAAACCTGTCGTACCTCGGCATCTGGATCCATACCATCGACGGGTCCCAATCCGCCCACTACCAGGATGCGCTCAGCTTCGAGGCCCGTTACTGGATGAACCGGCGCCTCGGGCTCGGGGCCAGCATTACCCGGTACTCACGGACCAGCGACTACACGGGACAGCCCGACGTGTCCCAGGACGCCGGTTTCCTCCGGGCATTCGTCAGCACTGCCATCCCCGGCATTCCGGAATGA
- a CDS encoding (4Fe-4S)-binding protein: MPKRLQSYESDDIVVTFDPNVCIHSGECIRGLPSVFDVKLKRWIRPENAPAERVAEQVRRCPSGALQFRMKTED, from the coding sequence ATGCCGAAACGACTCCAGAGCTACGAGAGCGACGACATCGTGGTCACGTTCGACCCGAATGTGTGCATTCATTCGGGGGAGTGTATTCGGGGGCTTCCGTCGGTGTTCGATGTGAAGCTCAAACGGTGGATTCGGCCGGAAAACGCCCCGGCAGAGCGAGTGGCGGAACAGGTCCGCCGCTGCCCGTCCGGGGCGCTTCAATTCCGGATGAAGACCGAAGACTGA